A single Flavobacterium sp. 1 DNA region contains:
- a CDS encoding antibiotic biosynthesis monooxygenase → MVLEMANLQVIKGEEQNFERDFAIASQFIQSISGYVSHSLRKCLEEENKYLLLVDWEKLEDHTVGFRESEAYLEWKKLLHHYYNSFPVVEHYEMVLENKK, encoded by the coding sequence ATGGTCTTAGAAATGGCTAATCTGCAGGTAATAAAAGGAGAAGAACAAAATTTTGAAAGAGATTTTGCCATTGCCAGCCAGTTTATACAGTCCATTTCAGGTTATGTAAGCCATAGTTTGAGAAAGTGTTTAGAAGAAGAAAATAAATATCTGTTATTGGTTGATTGGGAAAAATTAGAAGATCACACCGTTGGATTTAGAGAATCTGAGGCGTATCTAGAATGGAAAAAATTACTACATCATTATTATAATTCGTTTCCAGTTGTGGAGCATTATGAAATGGTTTTGGAAAATAAAAAATGA
- the leuD gene encoding 3-isopropylmalate dehydratase small subunit — translation MAYDKFNILTSSAVPLPIENVDTDQIIPARFLKATKREGFGDNLFRDWRYNGDDTPKADFVLNDSTYSGKILVGGKNFGSGSSREHAAWAVYDYGFRAVVSSFFADIFKGNCLNIGVLPVQVSPEFAETIFKAIEADPNTQLEINLPAQTITLLATGQKESFDINGYKKNNMINGFDDIDYLQNIKEDIVAFADKLPY, via the coding sequence ATGGCATACGATAAATTTAATATCCTTACCAGTAGTGCAGTGCCACTACCGATAGAAAACGTAGATACAGATCAAATCATCCCTGCTCGTTTCTTGAAAGCTACAAAACGTGAAGGTTTTGGAGACAATCTTTTTAGAGACTGGAGATATAATGGAGATGATACTCCAAAAGCTGATTTCGTTTTAAACGATTCTACTTACTCTGGAAAAATCCTTGTAGGAGGAAAAAACTTTGGTTCAGGTTCTTCTCGTGAGCACGCTGCTTGGGCAGTTTATGATTACGGATTCCGTGCGGTAGTTTCTTCTTTCTTTGCAGATATCTTCAAAGGAAACTGTTTGAATATTGGTGTTTTGCCAGTGCAAGTTAGCCCAGAATTTGCTGAAACTATTTTCAAAGCAATCGAAGCTGATCCAAATACACAATTAGAAATCAATTTGCCAGCACAGACTATTACTTTATTGGCTACTGGTCAAAAAGAATCTTTTGATATCAACGGATACAAAAAGAACAACATGATCAATGGTTTTGATGACATTGATTATTTGCAAAACATTAAAGAAGATATTGTCGCTTTTGCTGACAAACTTCCTTACTAA
- a CDS encoding GxxExxY protein: MYIDKYEELAKQIFLASLEVHKIMGPGLLESVYEMCLLRELQLRNVSAESQVGIPLQFKGFDLSKEYKIDILVEKEIIIELKSVDTILPVHQAQIISYLKLADKRMGFLINFNVPIIKNGFKRFVNNY, from the coding sequence ATGTATATAGATAAATATGAAGAATTAGCCAAACAAATATTTTTAGCTAGTCTTGAGGTTCATAAAATTATGGGACCTGGTTTATTAGAATCTGTATATGAGATGTGTCTTTTGAGAGAATTGCAGTTGAGAAATGTTTCAGCAGAAAGTCAAGTTGGTATTCCTTTGCAATTTAAAGGTTTTGATTTATCAAAAGAGTACAAGATTGATATTTTAGTTGAAAAAGAAATAATAATAGAATTAAAATCTGTAGATACAATATTACCAGTACATCAAGCACAAATAATATCATATCTTAAATTAGCAGATAAAAGAATGGGATTTCTAATTAATTTTAACGTCCCAATCATAAAAAATGGTTTCAAAAGATTCGTAAATAATTACTAA
- the leuC gene encoding 3-isopropylmalate dehydratase large subunit — protein sequence MSKTLFDKVWDSHVVRKIEDGPDVFFIDRHFIHEVTSPVAFLGLKARNVKVLYPERTFATADHNTPTINQHLPVADPLSANQLQALEDNSAEYGISHWGLGHIKNGIVHVVGPENGITLPGATIVCGDSHTSTHGAFGAIAFGIGTSEVEMVMATQCIMQPKPKKMRINVNGKLSKGVGPKDVALYIIAQLTTSGGTGYFAEYAGNVFEEMTMEGRMTVCNLSIEMGARGGMIAPDQTTFDFLEGRLYAPKGEAWTKAVEYWKTLKTDADAIFDTELNIKAEDIEPMITYGTNPGMGIGITKHIPNANQVEGGAETYKKSLAYMGFQEDDVMIGKTIDYVFLGSCTNGRIEDFRAFAEIVKGRKKADNVTAWLVPGSHVVEAQIKEEGILDILTEAGFVLRQPGCSACLAMNDDKVPAGKYAVSTSNRNFEGRQGPGSRTLLASPIMAAAAAVTGKLTDPRELF from the coding sequence ATGAGTAAGACATTATTTGACAAAGTATGGGATTCACATGTAGTGCGTAAAATTGAAGATGGACCAGATGTGTTTTTTATTGACCGCCATTTCATTCACGAAGTTACGAGTCCTGTTGCTTTTTTAGGATTAAAAGCTAGAAACGTAAAGGTTTTATACCCAGAGCGTACTTTTGCCACTGCCGATCACAATACACCAACTATAAACCAACATTTACCTGTTGCTGATCCACTTTCTGCTAATCAATTACAAGCATTAGAAGATAACTCGGCAGAATACGGAATTTCTCACTGGGGATTAGGTCATATTAAAAACGGAATCGTACACGTAGTAGGTCCTGAAAACGGAATTACTTTGCCAGGTGCAACTATTGTTTGCGGGGATTCACATACTTCTACGCACGGTGCTTTTGGAGCGATTGCTTTTGGCATCGGAACTTCTGAAGTGGAAATGGTTATGGCTACACAATGTATCATGCAGCCAAAGCCAAAGAAAATGCGTATCAACGTAAATGGTAAATTAAGCAAAGGTGTGGGGCCAAAAGACGTTGCTCTTTATATTATTGCTCAATTGACTACTTCGGGAGGTACAGGATATTTTGCTGAATATGCAGGTAATGTATTCGAAGAAATGACTATGGAAGGCCGTATGACTGTTTGTAACCTAAGTATCGAAATGGGTGCTCGCGGTGGTATGATTGCTCCCGATCAAACTACTTTTGATTTCCTTGAAGGAAGATTGTATGCTCCTAAAGGTGAAGCTTGGACTAAAGCAGTTGAATACTGGAAAACTTTAAAAACTGATGCTGATGCAATTTTTGATACTGAATTAAATATCAAAGCAGAAGATATCGAACCAATGATTACTTATGGTACAAATCCTGGAATGGGAATTGGCATCACTAAACATATCCCGAACGCTAATCAAGTTGAAGGCGGTGCGGAAACGTATAAAAAATCGTTAGCTTATATGGGCTTCCAAGAAGATGATGTAATGATTGGAAAAACAATCGATTATGTTTTCTTGGGAAGCTGTACAAACGGACGTATTGAAGATTTTAGAGCTTTCGCAGAAATTGTAAAAGGCCGTAAAAAAGCGGACAACGTTACAGCTTGGCTAGTTCCAGGTTCTCACGTTGTAGAAGCTCAGATTAAGGAAGAAGGTATTTTGGATATTTTGACTGAAGCAGGATTTGTATTGCGCCAGCCGGGTTGTTCTGCTTGTTTGGCAATGAACGATGATAAAGTTCCTGCTGGAAAATATGCAGTGAGTACTTCAAACAGAAACTTTGAAGGTCGTCAAGGTCCTGGTTCAAGAACTTTGTTGGCTAGTCCAATTATGGCTGCTGCTGCTGCAGTTACTGGAAAATTAACAGACCCAAGAGAGCTTTTTTAA
- the dnaE gene encoding DNA polymerase III subunit alpha has translation MYLIFDTETTGLPKRWDAPITDSDNWPRCIQIAWQLHDEMGTLIEHQDYLVKPEGFNIPYDAERIHGISTELAEAEGISLTEVLEKFNIALSKAKFIVGQNLGFDVNIMGAELHRMGVDSPMSSMPVLDTCTEVTASLLKLPGGRGGKFKLPTLTELHSYLFNVPFAEAHNATADVEATTRCFLELIRREVFTKEELDVPKGYFDTFQNKNPKEIPLIGLKHINLKKASDAIREQLKALVSDDVQTVVSDSDKQGLKEAKFAHLHNHTQFSVLQSTIGIGNIVSATAKNKMPAVAMTDTGNMMGAFHFVSAVMNHNKAASGKNKALVEAGEEPTETEMKPIVGCEFNICENHLDKSKKDNGNQVVLLAKNKKGYHNLAKMSSIAFTDGFYYVPRIDRNIIEKYKEDIMVLSGNLYGEIPSKILNIGENQAEEALIWWKEQFGDDFYLEVMRHNQEDENRVNKTLIEFSKKHDVKLIATNNTYYLNKEDANAHDILLCVKDGEKQATPIGRGRGYRYGLPNQEYYYKSEEEMKKLFSDLPEAIINIQEIVDKVEGYSLYRDVLLPKFDIPQEFVDLEDEKDNGVRGENAYLRDLTMIGAKKRYGEITESIQERLDFELLTISNSGYPGYFLIVQDFIAEARNMDVSVGPGRGSAAGSAVAYCLGITNIDPIKYDLLFERFLNPDRVSMPDIDIDFDDEGRGRVMDYVINKYGKNQVAQIITYGKMATKSAIRDTARVLDLPLFEADRIAKLIPAMMPGKWNLARFLSETEDEVKKALKGADEFELVKELIAIANEDDLAGETIQQAKILEGSMRNTGIHACGVIITPSDITNYVPVTTAKDSDLYVTQFDNSVAESAGLLKMDFLGLKTLTLIKDTVKLVKYRTGTQLDPDTFPIDDIKTYELFQRGETIGIFQYESAGMQKYMKELKPTVFGDLIAMNALYRPGPLEYIPSFVRRKNGEEEIKYDLDACEEYLGETYGITVYQEQVMLLSQSLAGFTKGEADVLRKAMGKKQKDVLDKMKPKFVEQAALKGHDAKVLEKIWKDWEAFASYAFNKSHSTCYAWIAYQTAYLKAHYPAEYMAAVLSNNMNDIKQVSFFMEECKRMGLQVLGPCVNESFYKFTVNDDYAVRFGMGAIKGVGSGAVATIVESRKDGKYKSIFDLAKRIDLRAANKKAIENLALAGGFDSFEGTTRAQYFHDDGDGITFYEKAIRYGSKYQENENSSQVSLFGESSDVQIAEPVVPPCEDWSTMEKLAKEKEVVGIYISGHPLDDYKFEMKYFCNARLEALKNMEQYVGKNLTFGGIITNVQHRVAKNGKGWGTFMLEGYDESYEFKIFGEEYLKFRHFFIQNNFTFMKVLIKEGWVNQETGKKTDPRMQFVLVQYLQDVLSTFAKKLILLLNINDIETEFIHKLNRLFQEYKGDNTVSFEIMELEKIKRIVETVPDFAENEEEAFTDSDEETVEVSEAKQVTEVEEIKVVTKLAMPSRKLKIQISNELLFELEKMQINFKLN, from the coding sequence ATGTACTTAATATTCGATACCGAAACTACTGGATTACCTAAGCGTTGGGATGCGCCCATCACCGATTCTGATAACTGGCCTCGCTGTATACAAATCGCTTGGCAGCTACATGATGAGATGGGAACACTTATTGAGCATCAGGATTATTTGGTAAAGCCCGAAGGATTCAATATTCCGTACGATGCAGAACGTATTCACGGAATTTCAACCGAATTGGCAGAAGCCGAAGGAATTTCTTTGACCGAAGTTTTGGAGAAATTCAATATTGCATTAAGCAAAGCCAAATTTATCGTAGGTCAGAATTTAGGTTTCGACGTTAATATTATGGGCGCCGAATTGCACCGAATGGGAGTCGATTCTCCAATGAGTTCGATGCCTGTTTTGGATACCTGTACCGAAGTAACTGCTTCGTTATTGAAGTTGCCTGGAGGCCGTGGAGGAAAATTCAAATTGCCTACTTTGACCGAGTTGCACAGTTATTTATTCAACGTTCCTTTTGCGGAAGCGCACAACGCCACCGCCGACGTTGAGGCAACTACACGCTGTTTTTTAGAATTAATTCGCCGTGAAGTTTTTACCAAAGAAGAACTGGATGTTCCAAAGGGTTATTTCGACACCTTTCAAAATAAAAATCCTAAGGAAATTCCGTTAATCGGGTTAAAACACATTAACCTAAAAAAGGCTTCGGATGCTATTAGAGAGCAACTGAAAGCATTGGTCTCTGATGATGTCCAAACGGTTGTTTCAGATTCGGACAAACAAGGTTTAAAAGAGGCTAAGTTTGCGCATTTGCATAATCATACGCAATTTTCGGTATTGCAGTCAACTATTGGAATTGGAAATATTGTTTCGGCTACAGCCAAAAATAAAATGCCTGCCGTTGCTATGACTGATACCGGAAACATGATGGGTGCTTTTCACTTTGTGAGCGCCGTCATGAATCATAACAAAGCTGCGTCTGGAAAGAACAAAGCTTTGGTTGAAGCGGGAGAAGAGCCTACGGAAACAGAAATGAAACCAATTGTTGGGTGCGAATTTAATATTTGCGAAAACCATTTGGATAAAAGCAAAAAAGACAATGGAAATCAAGTTGTCTTATTGGCTAAAAATAAAAAAGGCTATCACAATCTGGCAAAAATGTCGTCGATTGCCTTTACAGACGGATTTTATTATGTTCCGAGAATTGACCGAAATATTATCGAAAAATATAAGGAAGACATCATGGTTTTGTCCGGGAATTTATATGGAGAGATTCCGAGTAAAATTCTAAACATTGGAGAAAACCAAGCCGAAGAAGCTTTGATTTGGTGGAAAGAACAATTTGGCGATGATTTTTATTTGGAAGTGATGCGCCACAATCAAGAAGATGAAAACCGTGTGAATAAAACCCTGATTGAATTTTCGAAAAAACACGATGTAAAACTAATTGCGACCAACAATACTTATTATTTAAATAAAGAAGATGCTAATGCGCACGATATTTTACTGTGTGTAAAAGACGGTGAAAAGCAGGCAACGCCAATTGGTCGTGGTCGTGGTTATCGTTACGGATTACCTAATCAGGAGTACTATTATAAATCGGAAGAAGAGATGAAAAAACTCTTTTCTGATTTGCCGGAAGCGATTATTAATATTCAGGAAATCGTTGATAAGGTTGAAGGCTACTCGCTTTACCGTGATGTGTTGCTTCCAAAGTTTGATATTCCTCAAGAATTTGTTGATCTGGAAGATGAAAAAGACAATGGCGTTCGTGGAGAAAATGCTTATTTGAGGGATTTGACGATGATTGGTGCCAAAAAAAGATATGGTGAAATTACAGAATCTATTCAGGAACGTCTCGATTTTGAACTGTTAACGATTTCAAATTCCGGATATCCGGGGTACTTTTTGATCGTACAGGATTTCATCGCCGAAGCCCGCAATATGGACGTTTCGGTAGGGCCAGGGCGTGGATCTGCAGCGGGTTCTGCAGTTGCGTATTGCTTGGGAATTACGAATATTGACCCGATTAAGTACGATTTGCTTTTTGAGCGTTTCCTAAATCCGGATCGTGTGTCTATGCCCGATATTGATATCGATTTTGATGATGAAGGCCGTGGCCGTGTTATGGATTACGTAATCAATAAATACGGAAAGAATCAGGTGGCTCAAATTATCACTTATGGTAAAATGGCAACCAAATCGGCGATTCGTGATACGGCGCGTGTATTGGATTTACCGTTGTTTGAAGCTGATAGAATAGCCAAGTTGATTCCCGCAATGATGCCGGGTAAATGGAATTTGGCGCGTTTCCTTTCTGAAACAGAAGATGAGGTTAAAAAAGCATTAAAAGGTGCTGATGAATTTGAACTTGTAAAAGAATTAATCGCCATTGCCAATGAAGATGATTTGGCAGGAGAAACTATTCAGCAGGCAAAAATTCTGGAAGGTTCCATGCGGAATACAGGTATTCATGCCTGCGGGGTGATTATCACGCCATCTGATATCACGAATTATGTGCCTGTTACTACCGCCAAAGATTCTGATTTATATGTGACGCAATTTGATAACTCGGTTGCCGAAAGTGCAGGACTGCTGAAAATGGACTTCTTGGGTCTGAAGACCCTGACACTGATAAAAGATACGGTTAAATTGGTAAAATACCGTACAGGAACTCAGCTTGACCCCGATACTTTTCCGATTGATGACATAAAAACGTATGAGCTGTTCCAACGTGGAGAAACCATCGGAATTTTCCAATACGAGTCAGCTGGAATGCAGAAATACATGAAGGAATTGAAACCCACCGTTTTTGGAGATTTGATTGCGATGAATGCCTTGTATCGTCCTGGACCTTTGGAATATATTCCGTCTTTTGTTCGAAGAAAAAACGGAGAGGAAGAAATCAAATACGATCTTGATGCCTGCGAAGAATATTTAGGAGAAACTTATGGAATTACCGTGTATCAGGAGCAGGTAATGCTTTTGTCGCAGTCGCTGGCTGGATTTACTAAAGGTGAGGCCGACGTTTTGCGTAAAGCCATGGGTAAAAAACAGAAGGACGTTCTGGATAAAATGAAGCCTAAATTTGTTGAGCAAGCGGCTTTAAAAGGCCATGATGCCAAAGTTTTAGAGAAAATCTGGAAAGACTGGGAAGCTTTTGCGAGTTATGCTTTTAATAAATCGCACTCTACTTGTTATGCTTGGATTGCGTATCAAACGGCTTATCTAAAAGCGCATTATCCTGCCGAATATATGGCAGCGGTACTTTCTAATAACATGAATGATATCAAGCAGGTTTCGTTTTTTATGGAAGAATGTAAGCGTATGGGACTGCAGGTTTTAGGTCCTTGCGTGAACGAGTCGTTTTATAAATTTACTGTAAATGATGATTATGCGGTTCGTTTCGGGATGGGAGCTATAAAAGGAGTGGGTTCTGGGGCGGTTGCCACAATTGTCGAAAGCAGAAAAGATGGGAAATATAAGTCAATTTTTGATTTGGCGAAACGTATCGATTTGCGTGCCGCCAATAAAAAAGCGATTGAAAACTTAGCGTTGGCAGGAGGTTTTGATTCTTTTGAAGGAACAACAAGAGCGCAATATTTTCACGATGACGGCGACGGAATTACCTTTTATGAGAAAGCAATCCGCTATGGTTCGAAGTATCAGGAAAACGAAAACTCCTCTCAGGTGAGTTTGTTTGGCGAAAGCAGTGATGTACAAATTGCTGAACCAGTGGTGCCTCCCTGTGAAGATTGGAGTACTATGGAAAAACTCGCCAAAGAGAAAGAGGTTGTCGGAATTTATATTTCGGGACATCCTTTGGATGATTACAAATTCGAGATGAAATATTTTTGTAACGCAAGGCTCGAAGCTTTGAAAAACATGGAACAGTATGTAGGCAAGAATCTTACTTTTGGTGGGATTATTACCAATGTACAGCACCGTGTGGCTAAAAATGGAAAAGGCTGGGGGACTTTTATGTTAGAAGGTTATGATGAGAGTTATGAATTTAAAATTTTTGGAGAAGAGTATTTAAAGTTTAGACATTTCTTTATCCAAAATAATTTCACCTTCATGAAAGTGCTTATTAAGGAAGGCTGGGTAAATCAGGAAACCGGCAAAAAGACTGACCCTAGAATGCAATTTGTTTTAGTGCAATATTTGCAGGATGTGTTGAGTACTTTTGCCAAAAAGCTAATTCTGCTTTTGAATATTAATGATATTGAGACCGAATTTATTCATAAACTGAACCGTCTTTTTCAAGAATATAAAGGAGATAATACTGTTTCTTTTGAAATCATGGAATTGGAAAAAATAAAACGGATTGTCGAAACAGTTCCCGATTTTGCAGAAAACGAAGAAGAAGCATTTACAGATAGTGATGAAGAAACTGTTGAGGTAAGCGAAGCAAAGCAGGTTACTGAAGTCGAAGAAATAAAGGTAGTCACCAAACTCGCCATGCCAAGCCGAAAGCTGAAAATTCAAATTTCTAATGAACTGCTGTTTGAATTGGAAAAAATGCAGATTAATTTTAAACTGAATTAA